The sequence TAATAATTTATCCCGCTCTTTTTTTGTAAGCTTGTTGTAATAAATAATTTTCATACGATCATATTCTCAATTGGTAATAATAAAATGCCGGAGGCGCCGGCTTCTTTCAGGTCTTTATAAATTTCCCAGAACTTGCTTGTCGGGATTACGGCGTGAACTGCTACCATCTCCGGGTCTGCAAGCGGCAAAATTGTAGGGCTCTTAAGCGAAGGTATAATAGACTCAATCTTTTCAAGCGAGTTTTTGGGAGCGTTCATCATCAAGTATTTCGACTTGCGCGCCGTCAACGCCGAATCGATTCTGACAAGCAGGTTATCGAGTTGGGATTTTTTATCCGGGTCATTTTCGATATTCTTATTGGCAATCAAAACAGCTTGCGATGAAAAAATATCGAACGACTTTTTGAGTTTATTGAATTTAAGAGTATTCCCGGTAGACACCAAATCGCAGATATAATCGGCAACTCCGAGCGAAGGTGCAATTTCGACCGACCCGCTGATTTCAACAACTGTGGCGTTAATATTATTCTGCGTCAGATAGCTCTTTAAAATATTCGGAAAAGAAGTCGCGATTCTTTTGCCGTTCAACTCGGACAGATCTTCGAGAGTTTGACTTTCGGGAATCGCCAATGAGAGTTTACATTTGCCGTATCCCAATTTCCTTACTACATCCACGTTTGCTTTTTTTTCATAGAGTACGTCCTCTCCTACAATTCCGATATCCGCCACGCCGTCCATAACATATTCGGGTATATCGTCGTCCCTCAACAATAAAATATCGAGATTGTAATTCCTGGCAGTTACTATCAGTCTGGCGGAGTATTCTTCTATGTCGATATCGCAGCTTTTAAGAAGATTCAACGACTTTTCGGTCAGTCTTCCGTTTTTTTGCAATGCGAGTTTCAAATTTCCGTTTAACATATTGTCTCCCATAAAAAAAAACCCCGACATGCGCCGGGGTCTGTTAAGAATTTTTCAATTTTATTTAAACCATACCGGCGCTACTGAAGTAGTTGTAATGATGATGCCAATTGCCGGTATGAATTTTTCTTTTCATAATTTTTCTTATTTTCGGACGAAATTTAATAAACTTAACAAAAAGAAACAAAATAAAAAAAACGGATTCGCTTTGATTTGTTTTCATGTGTCCGACTTACACGGGCGTCAAGAGAGATACGAAAAATTATTTGCCGAAATTATCAAAGAAAAACCCGAAGTGGTTTTAATGGGCGGCGACCTCTTACCACACGGGATTTCGAATAATCGGTTTATTTCCGGCTATTTAAAAAATAAGCTAAGAACTCTGAAAGAAATTCTTAAAAAAGAATTTCCGAAATTTTTAATTATCATGGGCAACGACGACCCTAAAAAATTTGAAAAGGATTTCGAGAATTTGTCTGACGAGAATTTAATTTTCTATTTGAATCTCAAAAAAATATCCATAGGAGATTATCAGTTTTACGGTTATTCTTATGTGCCCCCGACGCCGTTCCGAATGAAAGACTGGGAAAAGTACGATGTCTCCAGATATACGGAACCCGGCATTATACCGCCCGAGGAAGGTTACATTACAAGCCAACGCGCTCAATACGACATCAAATACTCAACAATAAAAGAAGATATACAAAACTATCTCGGGAACGAAGACCTTTCGAAATCCGTGATACTCTTTCATACTCCTCCGTACAACACTAAACTCGATTTGGTAAGGCCTGTATTAATTGAAAACGTGGAAACCGACAAACATGCGGGAAGCATTGCAGTTCGCAATTTCATAGAGTTGAAGCAGCCTTTGATCACGCTGCACGGTCATCTGCATGAATCTTCGTGCCTGAGCGGCGCATGGCATGACAGAATAGGCAATACATATTGTTTCAACGCGGCATATCATAAGTCCGAACTCTCGATAATAAAATTCGACCTGTCAGCTCCTCAGGATGCAAAAAGAATCCTAATCTGATTTTTCAATTACTTTTAATGGTTTAGCGGCGTCCGTAAGAGCGTTTATCTTAACTGCATAACTCGTTTTATTTTTAATATCCTCGTCGGTAATAAAATGCACATCGAGGAGTCCGTCGGATTTTATACCAGTACGCATATAGTTAATTTGGCTCAAGCATAAGCTCCACCCTTCAAGCCAGGCTGCCAGTTCTTTTCGCGGACATTTATTCTCGTCGATATGAATAATAAGGTCGATATCGCTGCCGGGACCCGAAACTGCATTTTTAACGCTGCCGAACAAATAGATTCCTTTTACTCCCATTTTATCGGCATCCAATTCCTGTGCAAGATTTTCCGCTATTTTCAGTCTCCATCGCCAATGATCGCTGGGACTGTAATTTTCTACTTCGGTCTTTATTTCGGTTTCGTTAATTACTTCGTTAGTCGGATCGGCAAATATGGCGACGGCTTCTTCAAGATCGGCGTTCATCAATACACGCAGAATCATTCCTTCTTTTGATGCGGGAACGTCGATTACTTTTATAGTATCTTCCAGATAGAAATACTCCGGCAATATTTCCGAAAGGATATTTTTAGATTCATTGAAAAATTTCTCGTTGAAAATAATACCCGGATCGTCCGGATAAAGAGGCAGATATTTTATATTAGCCTCTACAAGATCCTGGAAAAAGTGAGTGCCGAAAGACACATCCGGGATATAGTTCCCTTTTTTACGTGCGATTTCGATTAACATGGCAGTATTGTTAATGTCGGAATAAGTAACGCTGACGCCCAGTTTAATATCCCCGCGACTTCCCCATCTGCCGGGCCCGAGCAGAATAAATTTTCGTTTCGGAAGGATTTTATTCAATTTCCCGATAACCCTGCCAACTTTCAATAATTTATTTCTGTCCGTTATTTCAGAGTATTTTTGAGGATCGACATAAACAATGTGAGTTATTTCCGGCACCTTCCCGTTTGAAACAAATTTTTTTGCGTTGAAAAGTATTTTCTCCTCTGGAATATCTTTCGGAATAGGATCGCCCGATGTTTCGCGGCTTCTGCTTTGAGGTCGGCACTGAAGCAAATACAAATCGTTACCGTCGGAAACAAATTCTATATCGACTGGAGTTTTCATTCTTGCCTGTAATGTCTTTAATATCGTATCCATTTTCTTGAGAAAATCCGTTTTCGCAAAAAGACCTTCGAAAGTGACCACATAATCGCTTTTATCGTCGTCCATTATGGAAGGCATTCGTATCATACCTCCGTCGAGAACCGAAAAAACATGATCGAATGCCGGGTAATCTCTTTTAATTTCCTTTAATAATTTTTCCAGCTCAATCGTTTCAAATTCATTCGTCTTTAAGTTGATAACGTCCACCTTTTTGGGAGAATAACGGATTACTTCTTCGGGAGTGACATTGACTCTGATTGAGGACTGACCCGGCGAAATTAAAATCGGATAGTCGTCGCTCAGTCTGTCGACGGCTCTGGTGCCGAGACCGGGAACTATTCTCAAGAGTCCGTCTTCTCTTTTTATTCTGGGCGACCACCTGAATTCATTAACGCTGAACGCTACGCCTGCATAGGCTGGAATAAAATAATCCCCTACGCGTTTTCCAATCACTTCCTGAATCATGATCCCCATTTCTTCATGGAAATCAAGAAGCCCCCTCTCGGCTCTGTATTCGATCGGGTCGGGACTGAAGGTCGAAGCGTACACTTCCGCAATGGCATCCATTAATGCCGCAAGACGTTCAGCCTTGCTCCCCTGATTCGCCAAAAACAAACTCTTATATTTACCCGAAAACGAAGCATCCATCTGATCCTCCAGCAGACTCGAGCTTCGTACAACAAGCGGAACATCCCCGAAATCATCCAATGCTACAGACAAACCCTTTACGATATCTGGCGGAAATTCCGAATTTTTAAATAACTGAACTATATGAGGATATTCGATTCTGACTTCTTCTATTTCCTTATATTTTTGTTCAAGCACTTCCTCTAAATTATTATGCTGCATAAAATTAAGAATTCCATCGGAAGTAATATACCAAGTATTAGGTACTTTAATATTTTTCAGTAAGTCATTGTTCGAAGCCTCTTTTCGTAAAATATGAGAAGCTACAAAAAGCCCTGCGCTCTTGCCTCCAAGTTTACCATGACTTTGCGGCGGAAAAATCATTTTATCGATCAACTTATAAAAATCCGTCAGTTTAACGTATTCTTTTGCAATCGAAATAAAACTCAGTTGATCGGTAAAAAATCTGCGGAGCAAGGACACGCGTAAGCCTTTTATGGTTTGCGGCGGCAGCTCGAATTTTTCGGGAGCAAGATGATAATATTTTCTGAGCGCTTCTGCAATTTCCGTTAAAGAGGTATCCTGATTATCGACCACTTTAATAAGCGCGCTCGATTTATCTTCCTGAATCCATTTCTGAATTTTACTCAAAATAACTTCGTCGGGCAGATTCTCGTCTGCCAGACGTTGAATGGTATCGACATATTCGTCGTAATTTACAATCCGTTCTACTTTGGTAGGTTTATTTTCGTCTTCTTTTTCGACGTCGTCGTTCAAACCGATTTTAATTTTACGGGCAATGCTCGTATGTTTCATCAGTAATTCCGCTTCTTCAACGCCTTTCCAGCACAAGAGATGGAGTAATTTCCTCATTAAGCTCATGAACAGATTCGGATCGGTTTTGCGTATCATATCGAGCACAACTTTCCATTCGCCCCGCGCCGTTTTTCCGACAGATTGACGAACTGTTTGAAGTTCGTTAATTACGTTCTTCAATTTATTATGGAGTATGAAATGTCCCAATCTGTCTGCTATCGTTTTAATTAAACGAACTTCTTCTTTCAGGAAAGGACTGCCGTCCTTGGCAGGCACGCCTTCGAGGTAATAGACTTCTATGCGCCCGACCGTTTTATCCTGTACTTTAATATCTTCGGATATCATCCATTTGCTCTCGGGAAATTCTTCCGTTTGATAGACAATATCTCCGTATATTATTCGGGATTTACAATAATTCGGGTAGAGAAAAGCCGACGGGATTGTATTAATTACCGTATGGAAAGCCTGCCTGAGAGAAATTTCAGAGCGATTTAATGTATCTTCGATTGTGTAAAGGCAATTTAATTCTTTAGTCCTTTCCTGCAACTCAGTCATTAAAATTTCGATAGGTTTATTTTCCGCAGTCATTTAAGAATTACTCCCTTCCCTTTTTTACCGTCTACTTTAATTATTAAATTATTTTCCGTTCGGATGCGTTTTACAAACTTTAATTCTTCGATCGTATTCTGTTCTTCAATCCATTTCCAATCGATATAATCAGTGTCATAATTTAATGAAAAATAATAAACATCCAAATTCGACATGTTATGGAAAAAATGGGAACCCTGACTGAATTCCACATAAAAATTCTTCATATTTATTTCAACGATTGCTTTTGCGGCGTTTACATCCGTCCATTCCACCGGAATTCCGAGCCACGGATCGGCGCTTCCCCATCTGCCGTAACCGATTAATATATATCTTTTATTTTCATCAATGATTTTCTTGTTCATTTGTGAAATTTCATTTGCAATGGCGACCGAGTTCTTAATATCAAAATTTTCCATCTTTACCATTATTATATCAGTAATTTCCTCGCTTATTCCATGCCCCAATACTTTGTTTGATTTTAGTAGAATTCTGCCGTTTTCCTCCTCAATCTCATCCATACTGACGGCGTTGGCGTATTTTTTCATCGGGCGTACCTGTAAAAAAGCAAAATTCAGTATTCCTTTTTTATA comes from Melioribacter roseus P3M-2 and encodes:
- a CDS encoding PEP/pyruvate-binding domain-containing protein; the encoded protein is MTAENKPIEILMTELQERTKELNCLYTIEDTLNRSEISLRQAFHTVINTIPSAFLYPNYCKSRIIYGDIVYQTEEFPESKWMISEDIKVQDKTVGRIEVYYLEGVPAKDGSPFLKEEVRLIKTIADRLGHFILHNKLKNVINELQTVRQSVGKTARGEWKVVLDMIRKTDPNLFMSLMRKLLHLLCWKGVEEAELLMKHTSIARKIKIGLNDDVEKEDENKPTKVERIVNYDEYVDTIQRLADENLPDEVILSKIQKWIQEDKSSALIKVVDNQDTSLTEIAEALRKYYHLAPEKFELPPQTIKGLRVSLLRRFFTDQLSFISIAKEYVKLTDFYKLIDKMIFPPQSHGKLGGKSAGLFVASHILRKEASNNDLLKNIKVPNTWYITSDGILNFMQHNNLEEVLEQKYKEIEEVRIEYPHIVQLFKNSEFPPDIVKGLSVALDDFGDVPLVVRSSSLLEDQMDASFSGKYKSLFLANQGSKAERLAALMDAIAEVYASTFSPDPIEYRAERGLLDFHEEMGIMIQEVIGKRVGDYFIPAYAGVAFSVNEFRWSPRIKREDGLLRIVPGLGTRAVDRLSDDYPILISPGQSSIRVNVTPEEVIRYSPKKVDVINLKTNEFETIELEKLLKEIKRDYPAFDHVFSVLDGGMIRMPSIMDDDKSDYVVTFEGLFAKTDFLKKMDTILKTLQARMKTPVDIEFVSDGNDLYLLQCRPQSRSRETSGDPIPKDIPEEKILFNAKKFVSNGKVPEITHIVYVDPQKYSEITDRNKLLKVGRVIGKLNKILPKRKFILLGPGRWGSRGDIKLGVSVTYSDINNTAMLIEIARKKGNYIPDVSFGTHFFQDLVEANIKYLPLYPDDPGIIFNEKFFNESKNILSEILPEYFYLEDTIKVIDVPASKEGMILRVLMNADLEEAVAIFADPTNEVINETEIKTEVENYSPSDHWRWRLKIAENLAQELDADKMGVKGIYLFGSVKNAVSGPGSDIDLIIHIDENKCPRKELAAWLEGWSLCLSQINYMRTGIKSDGLLDVHFITDEDIKNKTSYAVKINALTDAAKPLKVIEKSD
- the hisG gene encoding ATP phosphoribosyltransferase, with translation MGDNMLNGNLKLALQKNGRLTEKSLNLLKSCDIDIEEYSARLIVTARNYNLDILLLRDDDIPEYVMDGVADIGIVGEDVLYEKKANVDVVRKLGYGKCKLSLAIPESQTLEDLSELNGKRIATSFPNILKSYLTQNNINATVVEISGSVEIAPSLGVADYICDLVSTGNTLKFNKLKKSFDIFSSQAVLIANKNIENDPDKKSQLDNLLVRIDSALTARKSKYLMMNAPKNSLEKIESIIPSLKSPTILPLADPEMVAVHAVIPTSKFWEIYKDLKEAGASGILLLPIENMIV
- a CDS encoding metallophosphoesterase family protein; the encoded protein is MMMPIAGMNFSFHNFSYFRTKFNKLNKKKQNKKNGFALICFHVSDLHGRQERYEKLFAEIIKEKPEVVLMGGDLLPHGISNNRFISGYLKNKLRTLKEILKKEFPKFLIIMGNDDPKKFEKDFENLSDENLIFYLNLKKISIGDYQFYGYSYVPPTPFRMKDWEKYDVSRYTEPGIIPPEEGYITSQRAQYDIKYSTIKEDIQNYLGNEDLSKSVILFHTPPYNTKLDLVRPVLIENVETDKHAGSIAVRNFIELKQPLITLHGHLHESSCLSGAWHDRIGNTYCFNAAYHKSELSIIKFDLSAPQDAKRILI